Proteins encoded together in one Labeo rohita strain BAU-BD-2019 chromosome 21, IGBB_LRoh.1.0, whole genome shotgun sequence window:
- the nfrkb gene encoding LOW QUALITY PROTEIN: nuclear factor related to kappa-B-binding protein (The sequence of the model RefSeq protein was modified relative to this genomic sequence to represent the inferred CDS: deleted 1 base in 1 codon): MDALDHMLTDPLESGMDQDGRVMEECMLGNCRVRVPEDLLEDPEIFFSVLSESTWTDVLTDAQRTHLRQLLPQFSDNNISEQNNIISDLFNNQNFFFGNPLHIAQKLFRDGYFNPEVVKYRQLCAKSQKKRHIYSLQQYYHKLLKQILVSRKELLDLAVRSGPELAVKRRYPVPSHKEMLEQRVRRRVGHILKDVKTECGDSNVSSDEDDTASWLPVPQSPSSPTPTVSLRVLPSLSTQDMKTRDKPELGEKELRAMLHRHREKRKRQPDHPDLMTSDLHLGDIMSRVNIGRKGSVTTVFDLALPKKKIKEERRKKKMRPIKMESEEVCDVQMSAASVNPGLADVPVVPPQSVKEEPMDESQTSPDTVEEIAMSFFSLLEDILRLESLATSSVVEEKVQQWQSSPASTLNPWFSMAPCWSELAVPALQFLAGESKIGVMALPTGFVPFVEFKELSQQWKWIGPSQEGDKDLSALCQLWLESKDHVIVKQEGEETAELTPPTPRVWTDYVVRPSTGEERHVFQEQEQQRYDQPHKAFTYRMHGFESVVGPVKGVFDKETSLNKAREHSLLLRSDRPAYVTILSLVRDAAARLPNGEGTRAEICELLKDSQFLAPDVTSAQVNTVVSGALDRLHYEKDPCVKYDIGRKLWIYLHRDRSQEEFERIHQAQAAAAKAKKALQQKPKPAPKPKAGGKEPGSKNGATEAGQSSGSEGVAIATATLSQPPTTPTPSTPGTPKSPLPPTAATPTKVGAPEPVKSNPSVLLVSPPSMPQLGTLLSASQPNPQVSQQASTQPATRVVAHSAATGSLPQVRVVTAQPGLQTSSAGQAATLVHQSPHHIRVPVTVAHGKNITQAVVSLPLRGQSAGSPIQVQASRGQASLTVPGLASAVTVTKPQTSSPASPAHNPTSPAVLQGVSSQNIIKQVAITGQLGVKTQSGAGIPLTATNLRIQGKDVLRLPPSSITTDAKGQTVLRITPDMMATLTKSPVATVKLTPDMLSSATSSGSKSISATLHVSPPQPSPPASNTAASATAENLGAKAPTTLVKVHPELKAACDTAIRLMPALAVTMADPKARTFSTVTSSDSKAGTTIRIVPNLGVIPQKQGQTVSISTTTTSTKPVTVSSGAATVTIATSGVGGAKGVTLGPAGTGSTLSLGTAGATVRQVPVSATVVATQAGKLPTRITVPLSVLSQPLKNKSVVTTPILKGNLSTNISSLGRNIILTTMPAGTKLIAGNKPVSFVTAQQLQQLQQQGQATQVRIQTVPAQQLQRTAASSPKSTVSTVVVSTAPSPKTNPDPQ; this comes from the exons ATGGATGCATTGGATCACATGTTAACAGACCCACTAGAGTCTGGGATGGACCAGGATGGACGTGTGATGGAAGAATGCATGTTGGGAAACTGTAGAGTTCGGGTTCCTGAAGATTTGCTGGAGGAC CCAGAGATATTCTTCTCAGTGTTAAGTGAAAGTACATGGACAGATGTGCTCACAGACGCTCAACGGACACATCTTCGTCAACTCCTGCCTCAGTTCTCAGATAATAACATCTCAGAACAGAACAACATCATCAGCGACCTTTTCAACAACCAGAATTTCTTCTTCGGAAACCCCTTGCACATTGCCCAGAAGCTGTTCAGAG ATGGTTACTTTAACCCAGAGGTGGTCAAGTACAGACAACTTTGTGCCAAATCGCAGAAAAAAAGGCACATCTACTCCCTTCAACAATACTACCACAAATTACTCAAGCAGATCCTGGTTTCTAGAAAG GAGTTGCTGGATTTGGCGGTCCGCAGTGGACCTGAGCTTGCGGTAAAACGGCGGTACCCTGTCCCCTCTCATAAGGAAATGCTAGAGCAGAGGGTGAGACGTCGAGTGGGTCACATACTGAAGGATGTGAAAACGGAGTGTGGGGACAGTAACGTGTCATCTGATGAAGATG ATACAGCCTCTTGGTTGCCTGTTCCTCAGTCGCCCTCCTCCCCAACTCCAACTGTCTCTCTCAGGGTGCTACCCAGCCTTTCTACTCAGGACATGAAAACCAGAG ACAAGCCTGAGCTGGGTGAGAAAGAGCTAAGAGCGATGCTGcacagacacagagagaaaagaaaacgaCAGCCA GATCACCCTGACCTGATGACCTCTGACCTCCATCTTGGTGATATTATGTCACGAGTCAACATTGGCAGAAAAGGATCTGTTACAA CCGTCTTTGACCTGGCTTTACCTAAGAAGAAGATAAAGGAGGAGAggaggaagaaaaagatgcgGCCTATAAAAATGGAGTCCGAGGAGGTCTGCGATGTTCAGATGTCGGCAGCTTCTGTGAACCCAGGTCTTGCCGATGTCCCCGTTGTTCCTCCACAAAGCGTTAAAGAAGA GCCCATGGATGAGTCCCAGACGAGCCCTGACACAGTGGAAGAGATAGCTATGAGCTTTTTTTCA TTGCTTGAGGACATCCTCAGACTGGAAAGTCTAGCAACATCCTCTGTG GTGGAGGAGAAGGTCCAACAGTGGCAGTCGTCACCGGCCAGCACACTCAATCCCTGGTTCTCTATGGCCCCCTGCTGGTCAGAATTGGCTGTGCCTGCTCTACAGTTTCTTGCTGGAGAGAGCAAAA TTGGTGTAATGGCTCTGCCTACTGGCTTCGTACCTTTTGTGGAGTTCAAGGAACTTTCCCAGCAATGGAAATGGATAG GTCCAAGTCAGGAGGGAGACAAAGATCTAAGTGCCCTGTGCCAGTTATGGCTGGAGtcaaaggatcatgtgattgtCAAG CAAGAGGGAGAAGAAACCGCAGAGCTCACTCCTCCAACACCCAGAGT GTGGACTGACTATGTAGTGAGACCTAGTACAGGAGAGGAAAGGCATGTTTTTCAAGAGCAG gAGCAGCAGCGTTATGATCAGCCGCATAAAGCCTTCACTTACCGAATGCACGGCTTTGAGTCTGTGGTGGGACCAGTCAAGGGAGTTTTTGACAAGGAGACATCGCTCAATAAAGCACGAGAGCATTCTTTACTACTGCGCTCCGACAGACCGGCCTATGTCACCATACTATCTCTTG TGCGAGATGCTGCTGCCAGGCTTCCTAACGGAGAAGGTACTAGAGCTGAGATTTGTGAGTTACTCAAAGACTCCCAGTTCTTAGCCCCAGATGTCACCAGCGCTCAG GTAAACACAGTGGTGAGCGGTGCCCTCGACCGCCTGCACTATGAGAAAGACCCTTGTGTGAAATACGACATTGGCCGCAAGCTGTGGATCTACCTTCACAGGGACCGGAGCCAGGAAGAGTTTG AGCGAATACACCAGGCCCAGGCTGCAGCTGCAAAAGCCAAGAAAGCTCTGCAGCAGAAGCCTAAACCAGCACCCAAACCT AAGGCAGGTGGCAAAGAGCCAGGAAGTAAGAACGGAGCTACAGAGGCTGGTCAGAGCTCAGGGAGTGAAGGAGTAGCGATTGCAACAGCCACTTTGTCTCAACCTCCTACTACCCCCACACCAAGCACACCTGGAACCCCTAAATCACCACTCCCTCCCACAGCAGCTACTCCAACCAAAGTAGGCGCCCCAGAACCCGTCAAAAGCAATCCCAG TGTCCTGTTGGTGTCTCCTCCTTCCATGCCTCAGTTAGGAACGCTGCTATCTGCCAGTCAGCCTAATCCACAGGTTTCCCAGCAGGCCTCTACGCAGCCTGCAACTCGGGTAGTGGCACACTCTGCTGCCACTGGCTCTCTGCCTCAGGTGCGAGTTGTCACCGCCCAGCCTGGTCTTCAAACATCCTCTGCGGGACAGGCAGCCACGTTAGTGCATCAGAGCCCTCACCACATCAGAGTGCCTGTCACTGTGGCCCACGGAAAGAACATCACGCAG GCGGTGGTGTCTCTGCCACTAAGAGGCCAGTCTGCAGGAAGTCCCATACAGGTGCAGGCTTCAAGGGGTCAGGCCAGTCTTACGGTTCCAGGTCTTGCCTCTGCAGTCACAGTAACTAAACCTCAGACAAGCTCCCCTGCCAGTCCGGCACACAACCCAACGTCACCTGCAGTATTGCAGGGTGTCAGCAGCCAGAATATTATCAAACAG GTTGCAATCACTGGTCAGTTAGGTGTAAAGACCCAGAGTGGAGCAGGGATCCCTCTCACTGCCACTAACCTTCGCATTCAAGGGAAGGATGTACTCCGCTTGCCCCCTTCCTCAATCACGACTGACGCCAAAGGTCAGACAGTACTTCGCATCACTCCGGACATGATGGCCACCCTCACTAAATCTCCAGTGGCCACTGTGAAACTCACTCCAGACATGCTGAGCAGTGCCACAAGCTCAGGCAGCAAGAGCATCTCTGCTACATTACATGTGTCTCCACCCCAGCCATCACCTCCTGCATCGAACACCGCTGCCTCTGCCACAGCTGAGAACTTAGGTGCCAAAGCACCAACCACCCTAGTGAAGGTTCACCCGGAGCTGAAGGCCGCCTGTGATACCGCCATCCGCCTCATGCCCGCCTTGGCCGTCACTATGGCTGACCCCAAGGCCCGCACGTTCTCAACAGTCACCTCGTCCGATTCTAAAGCAGGCACTACTATTCGAATAGTGCCAAACCTTGGGGTAATCCCTCAGAAACAAGGTCAGACTGTCTCAATCAGCACAACCACCACAAGTACAAAGCCTGTTACGGTTTCATCAGGGGCGGCCACTGTTACCATAGCCACCAGTGGAGTGGGAGGGGCCAAAGGCGTGACGCTGGGCCCTGCAGGCACAGGCTCTACACTTTCACTGGGCACTGCTGGGGCCACGGTCAGACAGGTGCCGGTCAGTGCTACTGTAGTAGCCACACAAGCA GGAAAACTTCCCACAAGGATTACAGTGCCTCTATCTGTCCTCAGCCAACCCTTGAAAAATAAGAGTGTGGTCACTACTCCCATTCTTAAAGGGAACTTAAGTACCAA